The Saccharomonospora cyanea NA-134 genome includes a region encoding these proteins:
- a CDS encoding IclR family transcriptional regulator, translated as MGQPDVSNSGAEQVQQSGIGVLDKAVSVLHAVAEQPCGLAELCARTGLPRATAHRLAVGLEVHRMLRRGPDGRWRPGPALAELAGGTVDPLLDAAGVVLPKLRDLTGESVQLYRRDGIVRVCVAVAEPPSGLRDTVPIGARLPMTAGSGAKVLAAWADAHTRQAVLADAVFGERTLLEVRRRGWAQSVAEREPGVASVSAPVRDSTGNVVAAVSVSGPVDRIGRRPGAKWAGDLLQAAQALQERL; from the coding sequence GTGGGACAACCCGATGTTAGCAACAGTGGTGCCGAGCAGGTCCAGCAGAGCGGGATCGGCGTTCTGGACAAGGCGGTGTCCGTCTTGCACGCGGTGGCGGAGCAGCCGTGCGGGCTGGCGGAGTTGTGTGCGCGAACGGGGCTTCCCCGGGCGACGGCGCACCGGCTCGCGGTGGGGCTCGAAGTGCATCGGATGCTGCGGCGCGGTCCGGACGGCCGGTGGCGGCCGGGGCCGGCGCTCGCGGAGCTGGCGGGCGGGACGGTGGATCCGTTGCTCGACGCGGCGGGCGTGGTGCTGCCGAAGCTGCGGGATCTGACGGGCGAGAGCGTGCAGTTGTACCGCCGTGACGGCATCGTCCGGGTGTGCGTGGCGGTGGCGGAGCCGCCGAGCGGGCTGCGGGACACGGTGCCGATCGGTGCGCGGCTGCCGATGACGGCGGGGTCGGGCGCGAAGGTGCTGGCGGCGTGGGCTGACGCGCACACGCGGCAGGCCGTGCTGGCGGACGCGGTGTTCGGCGAGCGCACGTTGTTGGAGGTACGCCGCCGTGGCTGGGCGCAGAGCGTGGCGGAGCGGGAACCGGGTGTGGCGAGCGTGTCGGCACCGGTACGTGACAGCACGGGCAACGTGGTGGCGGCGGTGTCCGTGTCGGGCCCCGTGGATCGCATAGGCCGCAGGCCGGGTGCGAAGTGGGCGGGCGATCTCCTGCAGGCCGCCCAAGCCCTCCAGGAACGCCTCTGA
- the leuC gene encoding 3-isopropylmalate dehydratase large subunit has product MTERRGRTLAEKVWDAHTVRRGDGAEPDLLYIDLHLVHEVTSPQAFDGLRLAGRKVRRPDLTIATEDHNVPTVGIELPIADPVSRTQVETLRRNCEEFGVRLHPMGDDEQGIVHVIGPQLGLTQPGMTVVCGDSHTSTHGAFGAMAFGIGTSEVEHVLATQTLPLRPFKTMAVNVEGELRPGVTAKDIILAVIAKIGTGGGQGYVLEYRGSAIESLSMEARMTICNMSIEAGARAGMIAPDETTFAYLKDRPHAPKGAEWDAAVAEWRELRTDDDAVFDAEVHLNASELTPFVTWGTNPGQGLPLAESVPDPERIADENERLAAEKALSYMDLEPGTPLRDIAVDTVFLGSCTNGRLEDLRAAAEVLRGRKVADGVRMLVVPGSMRVRQAAEAEGLHEVFTEAGAEWRAAGCSMCLGMNPDQLKPGERSASTSNRNFEGRQGKGGRTHLVSPLVAAATAVRGTLASPEDLD; this is encoded by the coding sequence ATGACCGAACGGCGGGGCCGCACACTGGCGGAAAAGGTGTGGGACGCACACACGGTGCGTCGAGGCGACGGTGCCGAACCGGATCTGCTCTACATCGACCTGCACCTCGTCCACGAGGTCACCAGCCCGCAGGCGTTCGACGGGCTACGGCTCGCGGGCCGGAAGGTGCGGCGACCCGACCTCACCATCGCCACCGAGGACCACAATGTGCCCACCGTCGGGATCGAACTCCCGATCGCCGACCCGGTGTCGCGGACGCAGGTGGAGACGCTTCGGCGCAACTGTGAGGAGTTCGGTGTCCGGCTTCATCCGATGGGTGACGACGAACAGGGCATCGTCCACGTCATCGGCCCGCAGCTCGGGCTCACACAGCCCGGCATGACCGTGGTGTGCGGTGACAGTCACACCTCGACCCACGGTGCGTTCGGTGCGATGGCGTTCGGCATCGGCACGTCCGAGGTGGAACACGTGCTCGCCACGCAGACGTTGCCGTTGCGTCCCTTCAAGACCATGGCCGTCAACGTGGAGGGCGAGCTGCGTCCCGGCGTCACCGCCAAGGACATCATCCTCGCCGTCATCGCGAAGATCGGGACCGGCGGTGGACAGGGCTACGTGCTGGAGTACCGCGGCAGCGCCATCGAGTCGCTGTCGATGGAAGCGCGCATGACCATCTGCAACATGTCCATCGAGGCGGGCGCCAGGGCGGGCATGATCGCGCCTGACGAGACGACCTTCGCGTACCTGAAGGACCGCCCGCACGCGCCGAAGGGCGCCGAGTGGGACGCCGCCGTCGCCGAGTGGCGTGAGCTGCGCACCGACGACGACGCCGTGTTCGACGCCGAGGTGCACCTGAACGCCTCCGAGCTGACGCCGTTCGTCACCTGGGGAACGAACCCCGGGCAGGGGCTGCCGCTGGCGGAGTCGGTGCCCGACCCCGAGCGGATCGCCGACGAGAACGAGCGTCTCGCCGCCGAGAAGGCCCTGTCCTATATGGATCTGGAGCCGGGAACCCCGCTGCGGGACATCGCCGTGGACACGGTCTTCCTCGGCTCGTGCACCAACGGGCGTCTGGAGGACCTGCGGGCCGCCGCCGAGGTGCTGCGGGGCAGGAAGGTGGCCGACGGCGTGCGGATGCTCGTGGTGCCCGGCTCCATGCGGGTGCGGCAGGCCGCCGAGGCCGAGGGCCTGCACGAGGTCTTCACGGAGGCGGGAGCCGAATGGCGGGCGGCAGGCTGCTCGATGTGTCTGGGCATGAACCCCGACCAGCTCAAGCCTGGGGAGCGCAGCGCGTCGACCTCCAACCGCAACTTCGAGGGCAGGCAGGGCAAGGGTGGCCGGACCCATCTGGTGTCGCCGCTCGTGGCCGCCGCCACCGCCGTGCGGGGCACCCTGGCCTCGCCCGAGGACCTCGACTGA